In a single window of the Magnetococcales bacterium genome:
- a CDS encoding ParA family protein encodes MVTVIGNLKGGCGKSTISFNLAIWLAMAEVDVITFDLDPQATLSDAAEVRKEMGVKPEVRVFRPESDPDKVFKEHPGEVLVDVGASNLWAMRQAISMAGRVLVPVPPSQADVWSTARFRDMILETVGSKPLPEILLFVNRADTHPGLKESDETEEALTSLHHVKVLKTRIRQRTAYRRSFSEGRSVFEISKRSKATQEFLQLAAKLYPDLASGKK; translated from the coding sequence ATGGTCACCGTTATCGGAAATCTGAAAGGCGGCTGCGGTAAAAGCACCATCAGCTTCAATCTGGCCATCTGGCTGGCCATGGCGGAGGTGGATGTCATTACCTTCGACCTGGACCCCCAGGCGACCCTGAGCGATGCCGCCGAAGTACGCAAAGAGATGGGTGTGAAACCCGAGGTTCGGGTCTTCAGACCTGAAAGCGATCCGGACAAGGTGTTCAAGGAGCATCCGGGCGAAGTGCTTGTGGATGTGGGCGCTTCCAACCTGTGGGCCATGCGCCAGGCGATCTCCATGGCGGGCCGGGTGTTGGTGCCTGTACCTCCGAGTCAGGCGGATGTCTGGTCCACAGCACGGTTTCGAGATATGATCCTCGAAACAGTCGGCAGCAAGCCGCTGCCCGAAATCCTGCTTTTTGTGAATCGTGCCGATACCCACCCCGGATTGAAGGAATCGGACGAAACGGAAGAGGCGCTGACATCACTACACCACGTGAAGGTGCTCAAAACCCGGATTCGGCAGCGCACCGCCTACAGGCGTTCCTTTAGCGAGGGACGGAGTGTTTTTGAAATTTCCAAACGCTCCAAAGCGACCCAGGAGTTTCTGCAACTGGCCGCCAAGCTCTATCCCGATTTAGCTTCGGGAAAGAAGTGA